A portion of the Haliaeetus albicilla chromosome 5, bHalAlb1.1, whole genome shotgun sequence genome contains these proteins:
- the SAV1 gene encoding protein salvador homolog 1 isoform X2, producing the protein MLSRKKTRTELSKPGEVQGKYVKKETSPLLRNLMPSFIRHGPTIPRRTDICPPDSSSSAYASGGDGIVSRNQSFLRTPVQRPPHEIMRRESNRLSAPSYLARSLADVPREYGSSSQSFLTEANSVLENGDAGARCYYYDHFYDAQRRRQLNDRVHEDYRYYEHNSDLFQRMSQNHGRHTSGIGRVAATSLGNLTNHSSEDLPLPPGWSVDWTIRGRKYYIDHNTNTTHWSHPLEREGLPPGWERVESAEFGVYYVDHINKRAQYKHPCAPSVPRYDQPPPVTYQPQQAERSQPLLVPANPYHTAEIPDWLQI; encoded by the exons ATGCTGTCGCGGAAGAAGACGCGGACGGAGCTTTCCAAGCCGGGTGAGGTGCAGGGCAAGTACGTGAAGAAGGAGACCAGCCCTCTGCTTCGCA ATCTGATGCCTTCATTTATCCGTCACGGTCCAACCATTCCAAGACGAACTGATATCTGTCCTCCTGACTCATCGTCTTCTGCATATGCTTCTGGTGGAGATGGAATTGTTTCCAGAAACCAGAGTTTCCTTCGAACTCCAGTGCAGAGGCCACCTCATGAAATAATGAGACGTGAAAGCAACAGACTGTCTGCACCTTCCTATCTTGCAAGAAGTTTAGCTGACGTCCCTAGAGAATACGGCTCTTCCTCCCAGTCCTTTTTAACAGAAGCTAattctgttttggaaaatggAGATGCTGGTGCCCGTTGTTATTATTACGATCATTTTTATGATGCCCAGAGGAGACGTCAGTTAAATGATCGCGTACATGAGGACTACAGGTATTATGAACACAACAGCGATCTTTTCCAGAGGATGTCACAGAATCACGGGAGGCACACTTCAG gcatcGGTAGAGTTGCTGCTACATCTCTAGGAAACTTAACAAATCATAGTTCTGAAGATTTACCTCTTCCTCCTGGCTGGTCAGTGGACTGGACTATTAGAGGAAGGAAATACTATATAGATCATAACACTAATACAACTCACTGGAGCCATCCACTCGAGCGTGAAGGACTGCCTCCGGGATGGGAGAGAGTTGAGTCAGCAGAATTTGGAGTGTATTACGTAGATCACATCAATAAAAGAGCTCAATATAAGCATCCTTGTGCTCCCAG CGTTCCCCGTTATGACCAGCCTCCCCCAGTGACTTACCAGCCACAGCAAGCTGAGAGAAGCCAGCCTCTCCTTGTCCCTGCAAACCCCTACCACACGGCAGAGATTCCAGACTGGCTGCAG